DNA from Patescibacteria group bacterium:
TCACAATCCATATCAACCCGGATAAAATCCGCGACGTCATCGGTCCGGGCGGAAAAATCATCAATGAAATCATTGACAAAACCGGCGTCCAGATTGATATTGAACAGGACGGCTCGGTATTTATCACCTCGGCCGACGAAGACGGCGCCAGGCGCGCGATTGAATGGATTGAAGGCCTCACCGCCGAACCGGAAATCGGCAAAACCTACAAAGGCAAAGTCGTGCGCCTGCTTGATTTCGGCGCCTTTGTCCAGTTTATGCCCAACACCGACGGCTTGATTCATGTTTCTGAACTCGCGCCGTGGCGCGTAGAACGGGTCACCGACGTAGTGAACATCGGCGACGAAGTAACAGTAAAAGTAATTGAAATCGATGACCAGGGACGCGTGAATCTTTCGCTCCGCCAGGCTGAGGGCTATACTGCTCCGCCCAAACCCGAAGGCGCGATCGATCACCCAACCGGCGGATTCTCCCACCGCAGTGACCGACCGGATCGCGGCAGTCGTGACCGCAACGGACGAAGCGGCGGACGCGGCTTCTTCAAGCGAAGATAAGCATTCCCAAAATGCAAAAATTAAAAAACTCCCTCTTGCTTGCCATTGGATATTTGAAAAACAAAAATCCGAGGCATCAATTTGCCGTAGGGAGTTTTTTAATTATCGCCCTGATCGGAATACTGAGCATCCGCGCGCTTGCGCCCGGCGACCGGCTCATTGACTGGGTTCCGCCTAATTCTGAAATATATTTGCATCTCCGCCTCCCGGCCGCCGAAAAAATTCTTAACAAAATCGGCTCCCTTGAACCGTTCGGTGATAATGGAATTTCTCTCAGCCGAGTTATTCCGCCGAATGCCGAGCAAATTGGCATCTTCCAAAATAGCAACCGCGTCGGAGTTCTGATTTTCTCCAAAAATAATCCACCAGCCGTTGAAAATTTATTGATTAAAAAAATTGACGAAAATATTTTCATTATTTCATCCGTCGATTTCGGTGAATTTACAAAAAACGAAAATCAAAACCTCGCGCGCCGCAATAACGCTCCCGAAGAGCCGCTCATGAATCCGGGGTATATTTTTCTGAATCAGCCCTCTCTTCCGAGCTACGTTCCCCTGGCCGACGGCTGGAGCGATTATTCCGAAATAGCCACTCAGCCGTCTGCTTGGTCGCTCGACCTAAAATCAGATGCCATTATCTGGAAGAATCTGACCTCGCCCGTGATCACGCCAACCGTTGGACTCAAAACCTCCGCCCTGCCGCAGAATGCCATATTCTGGACCCACGGCGATAGCTGGCAAAAATCCTGGCAGGAAAGCCTTTCGGCAATCCCCTCGGGCAAAAACTCGCTTACCGCGGCCGCCACGGCGCTCAAGCGCGAATTTGAAAACATCAACCAGCCCGACGAAACATTCCAGCCGCTCCTTGCCGCGGCTTTTGATCTTTTCATCGTACAAAAAGAAGATTATTCATTTATATTAAAATTGGAAAAATCCACGGATGAGAATCCGCTCTGGCGTAATAATTTTGAGAAATACTGGATGGACTATTTAAGCGAATCCGCGCCTGAGCGCATCGCACGCCGCCTGCCTGACGGAAGTACTGCCGCCGAAATCGTGAAAAACTCTTCTCTCACCTGGAAAGAACAGCGTATGGACGATGAGAGTCTGCGCTGGATCGAGAACAAAGACCACGATTTTCTGCTTGGATACTTTGAAACCCCGGATAGCGTAATTTTAAGCAATAACTACGGTAATCTGATCGATTTTCTCTATGCCAAAGACATGGCCGGCTGGACCAACCTCCCGGCGCTTGCCGAACGGTGCAATTTTAACCAAAATCAACTAGCTTCCCTGTTTTCTCCTCGGGAAGATATAGCTAATTTTAGCGAATTTTTCCCACTTTTCGGCCCCTGGCTCGTCAATGCCTCGGGTGACCTCTGCCATTTTGAGTAATCCAAAGGCAAAACAACTTTTTTTCGCTAAAAATATAGGCGCAGTGGATAACTCTGTGTATATAAACAGGCTTATCCACACCCCCAGGATTTTGCCAAAACCCTGACAACGCAAAAATGCCATTTTTTGGCTAAGTTAAGCGCTTGACAACTGAACAAAAATGTGATACAATAATAGTACAGAATAGTACTTTACCATCTATCCCTGGAGGTAAATCTGTCTCGAGACAGGATAGTCTCCTCTCTATAGCTGATCTATAACGCACAATAAAACAAAAATAAAAGAAGCCTTTCGTGGTAACCCTGGGGTATTTCCGGGGCAATGCCTCTAGATCGGCAATAGAGTTCTTTCTAGACGTCGGTTGATTATCCTCCGTCGGGAGTCGGTTTTTGGCGCCAATGCCTGTTTGCGCTAAAAAGTGGCTCCCGAACCGGAGGTATATCGTCGTCTCCGGAGCATGGAGCCACTACAAATCATTCAACATTGATAATAGGGCCTCACCATGCTCCGTTTTATTTTGCCAAAATTACCAAAAAAAGCCTCATCCCGTGCCTTGACTAATCAAACCCGGGCTTGTATAATTTCCTGTATAATATAAATTAGAATATGGACCAGGAATTTATAAAACAAATCAAGAAAAACCTTGAAACCGAGCGCACCCGTCTCGAAGAAGAGCTCAAGGAATTCACCACCAAGAACAAGCACAATCCCGAGGATTATAACGCTGAATTTCCCCAGCTCGGCGACAAGGAAGATGAAAACGCGAACGAAGTCGCTCTATACAGCGATAATTTGACGCTGGAACGCACTTTGGAAAAGTCGCTCCGCGACGTTGTTAAGTCCCTGGAACGCATTGAAAAGGGCGAATACGGCATCTGCAAATACTGCGGCAAGGAAATATCTAAAGAGCGGCTGCTCGCCCGGCCGACTTCTAGCGCATGCATCGAATGCAAAAAAGTCCTGACCCAAGAACTCTAAGGCTAATCTATGCCGCTTTCCTTGGTCTGGGTTTTTTGCTCGATCGGGCATTAAAATATCTGGCAATGCGAGGGCTCCCACAAGAGGAGCTTTTTATTATCCCAAAAATCTTGAGCTTTACTCTTTATGAAAACCGCGGCATGGCATTCGGCATCGCGGTGCCACATCTGCCGCTCGTCGCCACCGGCGCCGTACTTCTCGTCCTTCTCTTTGCCATGATTATTTATTCTGTAAAAATGAACCGCTCGATCTGGCTCTACGCTTCGTGCGCCATCTTCGCTGGCGGCTTAAGCAACTTCATTGACCGCGCTCTCTGTGACGCGACTATTGACTATCTCTACCTCCGGCCGTACTCTTTTATCAATATCGCAGATATAATGATCGTGGGCGGCTGCCTCATTTCTATTGCCGCCTGCCCGCCAGGCCTTGCCAGGCATGGCAGGCGGGCTCTGCATAATGGCAAAAAATTACATGTCCAATAAAATTTACTCCATGGCCGTCATCGGCCTGGAATCCGAACCCGTTGAAGTTGAAGCCGACACCTCGCAAGGCATTCATTTTTTAATTGTCGGCCTGCCGGATACCGCGGTTCAGGAATCGAAAGAGCGCGTGCGCTCGGCCATCAAAAATTCTGGATTTGAATTTCCGCGCGGCAAGGTCGTGGTTAATCTCGCGCCCGCAGACATCAAAAAACAAGGCCCGAGCTTTGATCTTCCGATCGCCGTGAGCATTCTTAAAAAAACCGGCCAGATTCCCGATACCTTTGCCGAATCGCCCAAGGAGATCTTCGCCGGAGAACTTTCTCTTGAAGGTGGCCTTCGCCCCATCACCGGCGTGCTCGCCATGGCAATTTCCGCCAAGGCGCTCGGCGCCGAATCTTTTTATGTGCCCGCGGCCAATGCCGCCGAGGCGGCGCTCGTGCCCGGCCCAAAAATTTTTGCCGTGGAAAATCTTGAACAACTCGCGCGCCACCTGCGCGGCGAACAGATTATTGAACCTTATGAAAAAACTTTTAATTCCCTGCCGCCGCCGAGCGCGGAAACGGCTTATGACTTTGCCTACGTCAAAGGGCAAGAGCATGTAAAGCG
Protein-coding regions in this window:
- a CDS encoding TraR/DksA C4-type zinc finger protein, encoding MDQEFIKQIKKNLETERTRLEEELKEFTTKNKHNPEDYNAEFPQLGDKEDENANEVALYSDNLTLERTLEKSLRDVVKSLERIEKGEYGICKYCGKEISKERLLARPTSSACIECKKVLTQEL
- a CDS encoding signal peptidase II; translated protein: MQKSPDPRTLRLIYAAFLGLGFLLDRALKYLAMRGLPQEELFIIPKILSFTLYENRGMAFGIAVPHLPLVATGAVLLVLLFAMIIYSVKMNRSIWLYASCAIFAGGLSNFIDRALCDATIDYLYLRPYSFINIADIMIVGGCLISIAACPPGLARHGRRALHNGKKLHVQ